The Lytechinus variegatus isolate NC3 chromosome 1, Lvar_3.0, whole genome shotgun sequence nucleotide sequence aacTTTATGAAAAAAGATTCACTATTCAGGGGCCGCTGAACAGTTTTGAAAGTGGAGGCCGGGCGGCTGAGCCAAAAGCCCGGGGGGGTgcaatgcatagtgggtatgtgccgcggaggggacccccatttttacactcaaatttccgttccaaggcatagcatttttgtcttattgagaaaaagaacagagaAAGCCACTCCAataagcatagcattttcttcttatcgagaaaaaagaagaaagaaatccgctccaaagcttcgcatatttttcgttacgccgttccggtcgcattgatctgctacaatgagctgcaattttgatgaaaagcggccgccgagcactgtccgaccatcgcctctgcgcgagcgcacggCCGGCGGCTAGCTGCATCATACACGCatgggatgcatacgcactcacagcctggcgatccgttccaaggaccccgttttcacaaacatttgtagttccaaagcccgttccgaggaccctcctttttacaataagcccgctctaaggcccccgttttttgtctcgcccgcggcacacccccaccagtacttttttggtcgagtgcccccccccccccggggccaAAAGCTGCATGACCATGCAAAAACTCACTATCGaatggtaatttttacatttttgtacccgggtttggaaaaaaaaacaacaggaGGAGCTGAAGCCCACCAAGGAGCTCCTTGAGCACACCCAGCCACCCCCTGCATGTTTCCGCGGCTCCtgtcatttttaaatgaaatattgaaatttaaatatttctgaGACTCATCATCAAAACGATCGTCATTCTAGCAGTGCGTAGTTTGGGATGCTAACTTTCAAAGATGAACAGAAATTTTGCAATCGGCTAAAGACCCTTTAATATACTTTTTGTTATTATGATAATTTGTAATTTAAGTTGTCAATCCTATACAGAATATCTAGTaagttatatttcatattcggattctaattattttttaaaataatttcattgaattctATTGGTAATGGGCCATTATTAAACTtctagtttttattttattttctttatctgaATAATATTTCATAGATTAAGACTATCAATTGGcaccaaaatcaaaatgttgatCATGACATGAGCTGTGGCTGCGCCGTGTTTACCACTAAATCAACCGTCGCAAATCCAACTTTCCAAGCACCTGTGCCTTGTGAGATGTCTCGGAAATCTTATCAACATAAAACTGTAAATACCAGTTCCGATTCAATTGAAATTTCTTAGGTTAAATTAACTTAGATTTACTGAATACACGTCAATTCGAATATGCGCACACAGACTCACAGTACGGTACGTGCATCATTGATGGTGCATACCGTAGCGTAAGGTagctggggcccgtttctcaacacttGGACAAGTTAGTCTTATCTTTATCCacaaaccacggagttagttccaatcttactaaacctgtttcacgaaaggcttcctaactaaaataccttgatatcgatactatcggttaaaagagcagacgagacgtagccttagtcacaaaatagcataattttcaaaaagaaaaattatgacaaaattgcaaatattgtgatgaattgggaattacatcttttaaaaataatagcacaggtaaattatgcatcatacatacttagacctTTAAGACTggggcattcaattgctgaaaaattgaattatgaataatttatttcatgactaaaaaaaatcacatgtggacgttgagatgggtaccccgggatatccaattttaatagtttacgaaagtaaaccataacggttttatttgcaaaattatgataattatacaatgttttacgattccaaccatcatcgaaatatagtttaacattattttttataaatctttgatactgatcttacgatttgacaaattctatgcataaattaaagattagaatttatccaaatgtcaatagggtctgaaaacgacaaatacaagtccagttatggatggcctgacgttgTAGAATTTCtatcgattaaattattttactatttcaaaatgaatggttttgtggcgttGTACCAACAGTTTCCATAGttactttgtattacaatgatcattgaatgcattatcccacttattttgggatgtaatttcaacctctgtgattgattacgtaagattataatttttaaatttctcgacaattttgcatgtcatagtctacccacgtgatgccactacgtcattaagaaagaagttatgacaggttcggaggtgtcataaatatttagtgaggttgttgtacccaatcttggtaaagagggcttcgtgaaacggttagcggacaagtagctcactatctccgatttagtcaagaagttagacttatgacggtgttgagaaacgggcccctggtagacagctggcagccgtctgtttcgaggagttttttaacatttttttttgtttctcgtacacagacagctcgctatcgtgcagccaccattaggggacttgcaatgcaaaatccccccgttgaggcttttcaatttttgtctttaatgaataaaaatttcgaaaattataatatagtgaccagagtgcaaatttatattccctcttggcatcaattgccccaaaacggagaaaaatgaagttaaaaggaacaaaaacagtgacttacctcggctgtcgcgcaaattcacttccccgttttatccgatcttaagtacataaacatatggccattgagtcccctgtatctgtacagatcgcgctagaacttcggtctctgtatttggtgagtgaagccaacgaagttcagctgaacaaccaacaaaacagagaccgaagcttttggtctaaccGTAGGGTTACCTCAggcgatgttcgtgcaggctccacggtaccgctacactacgctccacctacccgagGTGGAGCGTTGAGTTGTGTAGcggaagtggagtggagcctgcacgaacatcgccTGAggcactcacacattgtacgaggttagtatgtaacCGTAGCCGTAGGGTATAGTAATTTAGTATATACCGTATGTACGATACCGgtacccactcattcaatgaacaaggttatgatataaccttgttctcacttatatctccatccatgtgtggcaaataagggtggcaatgtttggcttattttctcttttcctttggggcaaatgcttgatttttttacactgaaagtttccattacacctattatttaTACAATTTCACTCTTATTTGAAtgtgattctttaaattatttttttcttaattaaaaatagagatcaaaaaatgaaaattttcttgccatattactttccaccaatagagggcgtacaaaaaaatatgctcaaaattcaagtttttgagtgcgctggtgaatacaaaaattattcccaagttactaatgaaaaataaattgcatctGTATGGAAatgagtaattttggtcacaaaagtgatattttaatgattttttaaattgtgtgctctgtacaacattggcataccatagtcctacctgtactgtagattccccacaggcagggtggtagcagtgaacaagtgccggTACCCAGTtgcagttgttgtgtgtccggacgatcaattttagaaagtcgtTTCGAACAAAATACCAGCGAAGatcatcaattttttattttttttagtacaaaatgttaggaaatattattagaacaaaatagaagatgattacaacttgacaagtattgaattcatatttttagtgtaatctaaagacaaaaaagaaggcttcaaaaagataaactGTCCGGACACCCAaacccccccccatcctaccTCTACTGCGCGCTGGAACTTGGAAGTTTATACTACTAGCACTGCATGCATGGCATACactttatgaatatgatgatgatctaTCTTATCTATATCATGATCACTCATTCAACATGATGTTCAATGAACAGGGTTATGAtgaccttgttctctgttacatCGAGTCCATGTTTATGGCTAGATttaaataagggtggcaatgttgtttgtcttaactcttatttttattactcTTTTTCTTGTGGATAAatcaaatgcttgatttttttacactcgCGTGTAGTGTCACTGTCAGCCAGTCAAATGACAGTTGCTGTATGATGGGGTATCCAAACTttgcgcacttttcaaaaatattcatcaggctaaatttttttcacaaaatattcataatttatacaaaatcaattcaagaaatagttaccacattgacggcaagaatgtaaactataaaatcatggatgaaaatgtaaagtaggtcaaggggtttcgccggtatcgcgatctcaaaattctattccgatcggtgaatgcgggctgtgctggaaaaccgttcagaaaaagtgtgacctaacttcgtgCACCAAAGATTTtatggagatttaaacaaaaactcaagctcaaaaagtgaaatatctaCATCAGATTGATTGCAAAATGCTAtagaatcggttagtaccacatttaactcacattttttatgatttctgcttgcaaaatggtgatatcgtgatgcttgttgagaaTATCAGATTTCTTCAAAACAGGTGCtagcggtgacaaatttgccgatcttttgccaatatttttatgaatactgAACTCCTCCTAAAGAAACTGTCACCAAAAGGTCATTTTAGGTCGCTCTTCacgttgatgatgtcagattttaaggatattggctagttttttagataatgaccgtccgcgaagtttggactcactgccatacacacgcgtgaccaagtTATTTCCAAACGCCCCCTAAGCAAGTTTTCtatgtgtgcaaaataaccccctaaagtgcctaaacaagttttttgcaggctttatttacattttggcccctaaacaattTGTCGTCAAAATATGACCTGGGGGGAAAAAGCTTGGTCTTTGgcttttggggaaaaaaacatacccttgGCCTTAACACGTTTGGCTAGgcctagtctttaaaaaaaaaaactttggggaaaaaatatatcctaaatacgtttgaccccgcaaTTGACCATTTACCAGTCTTTCAAAatcaccctttttcttgaaaattggtgtttttgatacccttaacgagcgtatgtacagcaatatacagagctaccaagtctcatgcattatgcgtgagactcaagaattttggactcttgttcatcccctcaaatctctgtctcacgcaactatcacagcctatccccatatacattgtacacaatgtctgtgatctcactcagattcacagaaaaatctcacgcatagctggtctttgaacttggcatctctgaatatatttgactggcccCCTGGGGATTgtcactgtcagtttccattacactaCATTCGAGATgacgagagagccttcagtataCACAaagcatgagtaggctgcacattcagacccttatggCCTGGTCACTCCGCCCGAGTGTTGTTAGTCCGGAGAGAAAAAACAtcaccgttcaccattttcgattttgattgttttttttgtttttttcgatttttttccccaattttgtgagcgaaattcgaccctctctccctactgCTCCACAACAATgcttgggcggtgtgaccaggcctttaacttgagtgaagggtttgcccagcagactaggttAGTTAGATGGCCGGCCCGACGTTGGGATGCGGATGAAGTAGATCTAGGCCttgtaggcctagtagtagagtctaacccagggagctctgGCCCGCGAAGCGGGTTGGAGCCCAGGACTCGTCCATGTAATATTAGGCAGAGGATACtctccaataataataatataggatatttatattgcacacatatccagctcaaggcgctcctatattacccggctaagctaagcgttcatagcgcacacagcttcttaaaaattacttcctaccggtacccatttacctcacctgggttgagtacagcacactgtggatcagtttcttgctgaaggaaattacgccatggcttgggattcgaacccacgaccctctgttttaaagtccgaagactgatccactgggccacaacgctccaatgGGGTAGAATGGGGTCGCAATGCTAATAGCACCCCAAataaaaggggggaaaatatgttatgtacttacatgtacctcaattatatggatgaaggtctatcatgacacagaatcctgacatcaGGGCACAAACTGGGccctcaaaaaaaggaaaagttttgTCTCGTTCGTTTTTCTTCTTACAAAATTGAAAGCACAATGGCCGATCGATCGCAAGAGCGAACGCGACATATTAGAGgtctaacttttcctttttaCAAGTTAGGCTACAGTGTACATTTGTCATTAATTGGGACAGGTATATAGGCCTAGTTATATAAAATGCTTTGTGTATTACCTTTGTAAAATAAAGTACAAATTATTTATTGCAAAGTATAAATGAGACAGATCAAGAACCAGTTTGAGCTTTGAATCTGGCTACTTTGCCAGCTGCACTGTTATATGAATTGATTCATGAGTGTTCActgattttatatcattttcaggGGAGATTATTTTCTGATGACCTGTCTTCTATACCAGATATTGGAACTCAACAAGGATATGGTAAGACATGCTTTTGAGCTGTGTCTGTTTCGCAAACCCTCAATTATCAGTGATATGATATACTTAATTTCATTCCATTGACTGGAGTAGATATGTCATAGAAATTGTAGAATATGTTTTTGATGCAACAACATGAATGCATAGAGAACAGTTCAGTTATTATGGGCTCTTATGATTTATGATGCTCTAAAAGTGGGTATGAAATTCATTAAGTACTCTGTACATTGATTCAATTTTACCCCCAATTCCCTGTTCCACATCAATAAGACAAGAATATGTCTGTATATGCAGACATTTAAAGTTGTGTGACAATATGGCGAATGTAGATTTGAATTCATCATTCCATAATTTCTGCATAAGTATGAGTTTCCTTTCATCAGAGTATGGTATGGTTGATTCATTGAACGACTGAATTTTGGGGGAAATGATTCTAATGACACATTAAACACAAAATTTCACAATCAAAATGCTTACACATTTCCACTCACAATCTGTTGCAAAATTGTAGGGcaaacattgttttatttgtcattgacaatttcatgatttacagAAGTGACTTCTCAACAATCTCCAGAGAGGGCAGCAGACATGAATACATCTCCAATGAGTCACCAACTGACAAGTGAGGAGAGAAAACATTATGACAGAGCTTTAAGAGACATGTGTAAGATCATCAAAGCAAGTAGTAGAAGACTTGGAGATGTATCACCACAGACTGACAAAGATGAGAGATTTTTGAGGTCGATGAAGCAGAGGATGTACCAGGACAGGCATACATGTTAGTTTTAGTGCATTAAATGTTTGATATATTATGAGTACCATGACAGAGAACAATTTATCaagtaagaaaatatatattttagctTCCCATTAATCTTATTTTCACTGTATGTAAATGGTAATTGATGATTTTCAGTCAAACATGTCTCATCTTTCAAGatacacttttttttactggttGTACATTTATTCTTATGGAAGTTCATatcatacataaaaaaaaacaaaattcagtGATTTCTCCAATCAGTTCTTGGCAAGGTTAAATCCATTTTGATTAGCTTTGTTTCATCAGTATGTCCACATGCTCTGGATAATCTCGTACAATTTCATTACAGTGAAAGACGTTTGCTAGAATCAAAACATCACTGCATTAGTCAAATAAATGTTTCAAATGGCTATATCAAACAAATTCTGTTGATTTCTGACAGTGTCAGAGGAACTTGCAACACTTTCTGATCCAGATGTAACCCTTCAGATTGGAGCTTCATATGATGAGAGAACCTCTAATGGCTTGAGTCATTCAAGAAGACATGATCCATATGACCACGTGGATGAGGActatgaggaggaggaggaggtagAAGATGATGATTACCAGGATTATAGAACAAGTCCACCCAGCACACAGAAGTATCGTAAAGCAGGACGCAGGGACGATGATGACCGCTTGAGCCCAGGAAAGTCATCTGGACAGGTTGCGGCTGTTTATGCAGAACTGGTTACCATTAGCTCTAAACTTCAGGTTTGTCTTTGGATACAATTATCTGGGATCGTTTATAAAGCCAAGAACAATTGAGATAGCAACATAGGAATGATTAAAATTAAGAAGTCTGTGGTGGTCTCATTGATCATTAGTCTTTAAACGTCTTAATGGTGAGGCCCCAAGTTATATCTCAGATCTCTTGAAATTGAAATCCCGATCTCATGACCATCACCTACGTAGCTCACAAGATACACTCACACTGCAAGTACCCCCAAACAAGACTAAAGCAACACCCACGACTATGGGACATtaggaattcaacaaatataCATAATTTCAAGTTAAAATTAAAAACTATCTATTCCAATAGTATGTACAGCACCTAGGAAGCTCTTGCAGCGcaatagaatatatagaaatagaTTTTGCGCTATATGAatccatattattattatcattagatCATGTATTAATAAAACAATGAGAACACTTAGGACTTGAATgacatctggggagcgtttcatcaatattttcatctgacaagttgtcagatctgacatctttcaattcaattcaagtttattttgctctctgcataaaaaatgaacaaaaatgtggTAAAATACATAGGAACAAAGTTTACATAACATCAAAGACATAAAAAAGCATTGAGAGGGAAGCAgccaaaaaggaaaagaatatccttataAAAAGGCCGACCCAActtactttaaaaagaataataattattgacaaTATCAAAAGTACAAAAGACAATTAGGAGACAATACAAAGGCATAGATACACAAATAGTAAGATttagattatatatataaaaaatatttacaaacaggTTTAATTATCAAATATAAAGTTTCTGAAGTTacgtttgaaaatattaaaagaacaaGACGTTTTCATATTAACCGGCAAAGAATTCCAAAGTAGTGGGCCACGaaagaaaatagatttatgagAAAGGCAAGTTCttattttccatgattttgattggccgagaggcaCTATTCCCGTGGTAGCTgacggataaaatgggacttgtcggataaaacgtctgacaagtcctttcatgaaacgcccccctgaggTCTTCTTGCTTTGTCATGGCTGctcaagttttcattttttaaaagaaggaACGATGGACAGTTTGCAAATTTTCACTGTAGGTTGACACCATAGTTCTGTTGTAAATACTCTGTAATCTGTGTAGAGTTTTCTTGATAAGTTGAAGAGCAAATGTGAAATGAACTCAAATTTGTGCCCCAAATTTCCAAATATTTTTCTTGTGCCAAGTTttatattgtatgattcaatgGCCTGAGTTACATCTCCAAAATATTTGAAGTCTGTGACCTGTTGTATGCTTGTATGTTAATTGGAACACAAATTTACTATCCAAAGCCACCCATTGCAAACTATTTGTAAAAGGAAACAACAggttgaaaatattcatattcacaGTGTtttctatgtacatgtaatttgaatTGTTAGCGGTTCTGTTGTGAATATGACAGTGCTCAGCCTAGTATGAGTTAATTTTTGTACAAAAAGTGTTTTAAGGAATTTCACTCTGGATTtacttatgataataatatagtgagtgaattttaaatttttatttacaGAAGCAGAACATTGCCCTTCAGGAGAGGGAGAAAGCATTGGAAAAACGAGAACGATCTCTTCAAAGTCTTGAAGAAACGCTTCAGACTGACCATTCATCTATCCGTCAAGCTTACAAAGATTTCAACAACAGATGGCATAAACTGGAAGAGGTATTTTTTCTTGTGTGTGATTCCAGAATGTTTTTATGAATTACAAGAAATTTCTATTCATCAATTTGTCAAGCTTGCAAAGATTTCAAAAAGATATGGCATAAATTGGAAGATGTATTCTTTGTATATCATCTCAGGAATTTTCTGATTACTTACTAGAAATTTCTATTCATCGATTCCTCGAGcttgcaaaaagaaataacataaACATGAAGAGGTGTTTATATTCTTTCTATCGTTATACCTTGACTACTCTGATAGATTATAAAAAACGTTTTGGAAGAATAAGATTATACAAactaatttctttttttgaataaaaaatagtatgTCCTGTAAGTTTAGATGTCATGTGCTTACTATTTATAAACACTGTAAAGGTTAAAAAGTTAACTGTTtttagtgatgataatgatgggcTTTTTGATGTAGATAGAtgtgaaatattataatataatctttgtttgtacatgtatcaggAGCACAGGAAACAGGTTAAAGAGTTAGAGGATACCATCAAAGAAAGaaccaaagaaaataaaagacagAAAGAATCATTTGACACCCTGAAGCAGGCCAACGATGGATTAAGAAATCAGGTAAGTAGAAGATGATTTATACAACCCCCAACACACCCTACACCCTGAAGCAGGCCAATCATGGATTAAGAAATCAGGTAAGTAGAAGATGATTTATACAACCCCCAACACACCCTACACCCTGAAGCAGGCCAATGATGGATTAAGAAATCAGGTAAGTAGATGATGATTTATACACCCCCACACACCCTACACCCCGAAGCAGGCCAACGATGGAGATATCAGGTAAGTAGATGATGATTTATACACCTCCCACACACCCTACACCCTGAAGCAGGCCAACAATGGAGAAATCAGGTAAGTAGATGGTGTTTTAAAGTAGATGTTGTTAACCTCCTCCCCCCATACACACAGAACATATATATGCTTCGACTGGTCCGCGCTTGAGTGAAAGAAGAATGGTAGGGCAGACTCGTAACTTGTCACTATGAATCTTCCATATCGGACAATATCTATAATCTTGAGGGATTGGTTAGCAGTTGAATGAGTATGCGATCAAGTTGTAGAGGTTTGTCATGCAAAATCCATGTGATTTGTGAATGGAAGGAAGGCAACTCACCAGCTGTCTGCAGCATAGGGCTGTGATGTCCTATCTGTCCCTCAGTTAATAATGGTCATAAGAaagttaatgaaattttaagatATGGGTTTTGGTTCACAGTTCTAGCTATTGCACTAGTTGCCTTCAGTTTAATAGATCTTTAACATTCAGTCATCAACCATATGAAATTGCTTATACCCAGTAGAGGTGTTGTAGAAGCTCATTTGGCCCTGTCAGTCTGCTGAGCAAACAGCCACTGCACTAGTGCCATTTTATAAGGCATTTATCATTACCCAGTTCTTTTGAgacaggggtgtgagagttcagatttttagctgatttcagatttttttgtttgttttgattttcagctgaatttcagctttttttggctttcctctgtacaaagaGAATGGGAGCTcgttctatttcagactttttcaccactcctcagcttttttcagatcttgttatttgtgaccactcacacccctgttgAGAGGACCCTAACAAAGCCATGGGTCCTGTAGTTGCTTACTTACAAACATTTATGCTTTCTTAGTGGTCAAATAACTTCCACCAGAATACGtgtatatttgaaaaagaaaacatgtgTGAACTGATGCCAGCTTAAGAAAGATTAACTATAACTATATCTCTCTAGTAAAAttgtaaatcaatttttaaatctCTTACGTGGTAGCTTGACAAGGTGGAGGAGCAGAACAAAAAGCTTGAATCCCAAGCCATCAGTCTTCAGAGCCGCTTGACCAACCTACTGAGGAAACAGGAACTGACCAGTCGACAGAGAGATCAAGAGAGCATGGCGGTCAAGGCAAAGGTTGAGACGGTCAAGCGACGGGTCGATGGGTCAGCACAGAAAAGTGTTATGTCAAGAAGCACAAAGGTATTCCTCTAGTTCTTCTTTCTTGTTCTAACCAAGAGGAGCATTTTAAAGAGATTTGCCTTGTCTCTTGAAGCTTATTGTTTTGCTTAAATTTGTATAATCTTGCATTCTTTGAACTATTCTATCAAGAAAATATGGTTGATCTAGCATATTAAAATGATTAGTTTTTTAGAAGAATCTgaagaatgtttttttaatgtgttcagTAAGTCGTTATGCTTGATCTTTGCAGTGTTTTCTCTAAAATGTGTGATGACGCTGTATAAATGAATTATCTGTCTTTTTTCCTGTGcattatgaaacaaaattgttCGATTATTTTTTAAGTGGCCAGCATTTAAGCAATGGTGATATCCAAATAAAATCTGATTTAGTTaaagaagaattaaaaatatgCGAGATCAAATCTATGCGTGTTATGAACACAGAGTATATGTGTGATATAGAAGCAAGCCAGCACTGGTGAAAGTTGTCAACTGTAGTGGGGAAACTTTATTTTAtagtattgtattttttgtattcagtTGTTTCTCTCCATATTATTTGGTCCAATATTTGATCCATTATATATTTCTCTTTCCTTTAGCAATCATCTGGACTATATGATGCATTAGGAATACTTCTTGAGTGGGTCAGTGAAGTCCATCTACAGCATTACTCTGATGATCCATCCAAACCTTTGGAATCCATGCCTTCGCAAGCACTTACTCATGATAGATGCATAAGGGTAAGTTTTGACTTACTTATACATGAAGCCAGATCCAATgatatgtttgatttttgtaCATGATTTAGCTCTGCCAGTTGAAATCATgcctggggggaggggggggggattttcttTTGTGATTTGGTCCTACTCTTTTGTCCATGTGTGAGAAAAGTATGAGAATCATAGAAAGAATCTTTTGAAAGACAGGAAAAGTTGGGACAGGGAGTTGGTCTTGATGCACATGTATTTCCCTGTATGCTCTAAATCAAGACCCATACTTGGGAGATGGGGAAAATTCAATCTTGTTTTCAAGTGAATTAATGGTAGAGGGCTCACCTCAAGAATTTAAGGTTGTGGGTTTGctctttgttttaaataaatatcatttcaaTTGCAGTAATCTGGAAGGTAGTTTATGATCATATTGCCATGTATAATGTCGTGTTTCATCTCTAACCTACATACTCATTAAATTGTTATCGCCAATAATCGGCAGTCTTCAACCTTCCATTAGCCCTGCAttattgcaaaagaaaaaaaaatctttctatgAGATGAAAGTATCCACAAATTCTCTCAAATATATGAAAAACTTTTCTCCTGAAATTTGTAAGTAAGAATGTCATGGATTATGCACTTCAAGAACAGCTTAGTAATGGTTGGTAAATTTTAAGTCACCGGTTCGAAGCATCCAAAACATTTACTACAC carries:
- the LOC121407317 gene encoding coiled-coil domain-containing protein 138-like, with translation MSCGCAVFTTKSTVANPTFQAPVPCEMSRKSYQHKTGRLFSDDLSSIPDIGTQQGYEVTSQQSPERAADMNTSPMSHQLTSEERKHYDRALRDMCKIIKASSRRLGDVSPQTDKDERFLRSMKQRMYQDRHTLSEELATLSDPDVTLQIGASYDERTSNGLSHSRRHDPYDHVDEDYEEEEEVEDDDYQDYRTSPPSTQKYRKAGRRDDDDRLSPGKSSGQVAAVYAELVTISSKLQKQNIALQEREKALEKRERSLQSLEETLQTDHSSIRQAYKDFNNRWHKLEEEHRKQVKELEDTIKERTKENKRQKESFDTLKQANDGLRNQLDKVEEQNKKLESQAISLQSRLTNLLRKQELTSRQRDQESMAVKAKVETVKRRVDGSAQKSVMSRSTKQSSGLYDALGILLEWVSEVHLQHYSDDPSKPLESMPSQALTHDRCIRILPSLVEVLGQLPSQAAKLHLPCLQFIYWSLLCLQSSDKQQISLSSTYRRLGDELYRPQVVRFASDRDKTNPDPAQTEKPKSAIFFKSTNLHIRFLSSLIIMKTVTQVDYLANVFDVLRCDLKDDRAKELYLRYQATPLILSHLRASNRAITGCAVDIFLQMSMESIFMQQFLYSCCNDVWFKSCAALLSSSGMDIKVIEKLSIILQKLSKIKTNKNFFDSSGTSVIIQEMSRSRECQENAFLALNLRSILFNLNLLKPSSSSTR